In Mycoplasmopsis cynos, the following are encoded in one genomic region:
- a CDS encoding LacI family DNA-binding transcriptional regulator, protein MKNNSNIDKKTISYKEIAEQAQTSISTISRYYNNGYVSNKTREKILEVVTKNEYFPNHGARLIRGKDNSIFVIMPVWAQNLYNSIIGGIITSSSKSGRRVNTTYSNSNTVDYIETIRYALSWRPLAIVVFVPQYDKDLFDFLRKVSDTTIVVYGHKIHGLNWIKPDLKQGFYELVHKFIEPQSVKVAFIVDTKLSDSQRTERIAGFETACRELNVESVIIPLESKKDLHALVELNKNLKMLGIRNLVCSTHETYVSITTTLGTKEFNVTDIGYQSIYDNIKNYKAKIFIDYPKIGMLIDKMITSIKETGDPQEKTINTLIISTDKN, encoded by the coding sequence ATGAAAAATAATAGCAATATTGATAAGAAAACAATATCATATAAAGAAATAGCTGAACAAGCTCAAACATCTATTTCTACAATTAGTAGATATTATAATAATGGATATGTTTCAAACAAAACACGAGAAAAAATATTAGAAGTTGTAACAAAAAATGAATATTTTCCAAATCATGGGGCTAGATTAATAAGAGGTAAAGATAATTCTATTTTTGTTATTATGCCAGTTTGAGCACAAAATTTATATAATTCAATCATAGGCGGTATTATCACTTCATCATCAAAATCTGGTAGAAGAGTTAATACTACATATTCAAACAGTAATACTGTTGATTATATTGAAACTATAAGATATGCATTATCATGAAGACCATTAGCGATTGTAGTTTTTGTGCCTCAATACGACAAAGACTTATTTGATTTTTTAAGAAAAGTAAGTGATACTACAATTGTGGTATATGGACACAAAATTCACGGTCTTAATTGAATTAAACCTGATTTAAAACAAGGATTTTATGAGTTAGTCCATAAATTTATCGAACCTCAATCTGTAAAGGTTGCATTTATAGTTGACACTAAACTTAGTGATAGTCAAAGAACTGAACGAATAGCAGGTTTTGAGACTGCTTGTCGTGAACTTAATGTTGAAAGCGTTATTATTCCACTTGAAAGTAAAAAAGACTTACATGCCCTAGTAGAATTAAATAAAAATCTTAAAATGCTCGGAATTAGAAACCTTGTTTGTTCAACACATGAAACATATGTTTCAATTACTACAACATTAGGTACTAAGGAATTTAATGTTACTGATATTGGATATCAATCAATTTATGATAATATCAAAAACTATAAAGCTAAAATCTTTATTGATTACCCAAAAATTGGTATGTTAATAGATAAAATGATCACAAGTATTAAAGAAACTGGTGATCCACAAGAAAAAACTATTAATACTTTAATTATTTCAACAGACAAAAACTAG
- a CDS encoding potassium channel family protein, giving the protein MNKSFRKKYDFLLSNLTNIVWNTELKKDNTSTIYKNAYHLVRNLYLLLISLTCLISLLTLFKPGPSIANAWYIFISILQIFSFFFFAIDYILHLITYNKFLESKRLYLNHHQTIFKYVFSFRGIILFLCVLSSIHVISNIGAIDPSVSKVFDTFKFLNIARIIRFFAILSIFTPFKLIYGVFEKQKKVLFNVLIISIFLIIIFALLIWNSETTHLYEVQDNFLASNKIKRGWISIYESYINNHIENLKKDEIINWLGSHNINQDNLDLVKSKYKEFQNLSNGYVTSFIDSLYFSTITLTTIGYGDFTPHAQISKVIVSLNSLLAIAIVAIPSGVVASEFLLLTQQKLKKEEQERKKDDSLSASSKTKTISNSESPNFIKQKNKTQTIMIDQNQIDNNQNLQILETKKLPKKINSKQTRKNLKEVAKND; this is encoded by the coding sequence ATGAATAAAAGTTTTAGGAAAAAATATGATTTTTTACTCAGTAATCTTACGAACATTGTATGAAATACTGAACTAAAAAAAGATAATACTAGCACTATATATAAAAATGCTTATCATTTGGTTAGAAATTTGTATCTATTATTAATTAGTTTAACATGTTTAATATCACTATTAACATTATTTAAACCAGGACCATCCATAGCTAATGCATGATATATTTTTATCTCTATTTTACAGATATTTTCATTTTTCTTTTTTGCTATTGATTATATATTACATCTGATAACATACAATAAGTTTTTAGAATCTAAAAGATTGTATTTAAATCACCATCAAACAATTTTTAAATATGTCTTTTCATTTAGGGGAATTATTTTATTTTTATGTGTGTTAAGCTCAATACATGTTATTTCAAACATCGGAGCAATTGATCCAAGCGTCTCAAAAGTATTTGATACATTCAAATTTTTAAACATAGCTAGAATAATACGCTTTTTTGCTATTTTATCAATTTTTACACCGTTTAAACTAATTTATGGTGTGTTCGAAAAGCAAAAAAAAGTTTTATTCAATGTGTTGATTATTTCTATTTTCTTAATAATAATTTTTGCTTTATTGATTTGAAACTCAGAAACTACTCATTTATATGAAGTTCAAGATAATTTCTTGGCATCAAATAAAATCAAAAGGGGTTGAATTAGTATTTATGAATCATACATTAATAATCATATTGAAAATCTAAAAAAAGATGAAATAATTAATTGATTAGGTTCACACAACATCAATCAAGATAACCTTGATTTAGTTAAATCTAAGTATAAAGAATTTCAAAATCTATCTAATGGTTATGTAACTTCTTTTATAGATTCACTATATTTTTCAACTATTACATTAACTACTATAGGTTATGGTGATTTTACACCACATGCTCAAATTAGTAAAGTAATTGTTTCATTAAATAGTTTATTAGCAATTGCAATTGTTGCTATTCCATCAGGGGTTGTTGCTAGTGAATTCTTATTATTAACTCAACAAAAACTAAAAAAAGAAGAACAAGAACGTAAAAAAGACGATTCATTGTCGGCATCATCAAAAACAAAAACAATCTCAAACAGTGAAAGTCCAAACTTTATTAAGCAAAAAAATAAAACTCAAACAATTATGATTGATCAAAATCAAATAGATAATAATCAAAATCTTCAAATTTTAGAAACTAAAAAACTACCTAAAAAAATAAACTCAAAACAAACAAGAAAAAATTTAAAGGAAGTAGCTAAAAATGATTAA